The Nitrospira sp. genome contains a region encoding:
- a CDS encoding TerB family tellurite resistance protein, with the protein MELKMPNHEQAYWGLRAMKTIAMADGVLNESERHMLSSVQQVIGTTYDIEGLTPITPRELAQALPDPQLRKQLVQGLIVVSLIDGKPDEAEVNLVEQFAQELEVSALEIKNLRHVLNREIVQLRLDLVRRFWLRPKINELWNKEGIKGLYKFVRGMMGTYENKELAARYQALEHYPTGSLGRLYYEYCRTNGFPLPGEKGGSPEQILFHDCAHILSGYGTAPEEEVQVACFSAGFQRREPWLFVFFVLLQFHVGIRMTPITTARTGMFDPLKAMIAIRRGAAMNIDLNNGWDYWPVMGEQVEELRRRYNILPIEAFMPAKQQMVGSAA; encoded by the coding sequence ATGGAACTGAAAATGCCGAATCATGAACAAGCGTACTGGGGTTTGCGCGCCATGAAAACGATTGCCATGGCGGACGGAGTGCTGAATGAATCCGAGCGACACATGCTGTCATCAGTCCAGCAGGTCATCGGCACGACCTATGACATCGAGGGATTGACTCCCATTACACCCCGGGAACTGGCCCAGGCGCTTCCCGATCCCCAACTGAGAAAGCAACTGGTGCAGGGATTGATCGTGGTGTCCCTGATCGATGGAAAGCCGGATGAGGCGGAGGTCAATCTGGTCGAGCAATTTGCGCAGGAACTGGAGGTCAGCGCTCTCGAGATCAAAAACCTTCGGCATGTCCTGAACCGAGAGATTGTTCAATTGCGCCTCGATCTGGTGCGCCGGTTCTGGTTGCGGCCAAAGATCAATGAGCTCTGGAACAAGGAGGGGATCAAGGGCCTCTACAAGTTCGTCCGCGGGATGATGGGAACGTATGAGAACAAGGAACTGGCTGCCCGATACCAGGCGCTGGAACACTATCCCACCGGTTCCCTGGGACGTCTGTACTATGAGTATTGCCGGACGAACGGTTTCCCCTTACCAGGGGAAAAGGGCGGCTCACCTGAACAGATCCTCTTTCATGACTGCGCCCATATCTTGTCCGGTTATGGAACGGCTCCGGAAGAAGAAGTCCAGGTCGCCTGCTTCAGCGCGGGTTTTCAACGGCGGGAGCCCTGGCTATTCGTCTTCTTTGTCTTGCTGCAATTTCATGTCGGCATCCGCATGACGCCCATCACCACGGCACGAACAGGAATGTTCGATCCGCTGAAGGCTATGATCGCCATCCGCCGGGGGGCAGCGATGAATATCGACCTCAATAACGGCTGGGATTACTGGCCCGTGATGGGTGAACAGGTCGAAGAGCTTCGCCGACGATATAACATTCTGCCGATTGAAGCGTTCATGCCGGCCAAGCAACAGATGGTCGGGAGCGCGGCGTAG
- a CDS encoding DUF3313 domain-containing protein — MVPTQMMLFGALAVLTTGCVSTMHARDVQQHGPVSEHQALLTDVKDDRAALKGYRNPVANWRAYDKILIEPVVISDDFVSTLNAEQRDDLKKLTESFYAKLRENLSKQYQITDTPTAGTMRYRVSITHAEQSWMTLAVLTKAVWQLQAANTLWAVTRGKPAFAGEVTAEFTITDAVTGELLEVGVDRRVGGQNLLDREVFNSWGDVKNSLNYWADSSAYRLCGTRGDANCAEPKAGWMDILHF, encoded by the coding sequence ATGGTTCCCACACAGATGATGCTCTTCGGTGCGTTGGCGGTACTCACGACAGGTTGTGTCTCCACCATGCATGCGCGCGACGTTCAACAACACGGTCCAGTCTCTGAACATCAGGCGCTGCTTACCGATGTGAAGGATGATCGTGCCGCACTCAAGGGATACCGCAACCCGGTGGCCAACTGGCGCGCATACGACAAGATTCTCATTGAGCCGGTCGTGATCAGTGACGACTTCGTGTCGACACTCAACGCCGAACAACGCGACGATCTCAAGAAATTAACAGAGAGTTTTTACGCCAAACTCCGAGAGAATCTGTCGAAGCAATATCAAATAACCGACACGCCTACCGCCGGCACCATGCGATATCGTGTGTCGATTACGCACGCCGAGCAATCTTGGATGACGCTGGCCGTTCTCACCAAAGCCGTCTGGCAACTCCAAGCAGCGAATACCTTGTGGGCGGTGACACGGGGGAAACCTGCATTCGCAGGAGAAGTCACGGCCGAGTTCACAATCACCGACGCCGTCACGGGAGAATTACTCGAAGTGGGAGTGGACCGGCGAGTCGGCGGGCAAAACCTGCTCGATAGAGAAGTGTTCAATTCATGGGGCGATGTAAAAAACAGCCTAAATTATTGGGCTGACTCCTCCGCCTATCGGCTCTGCGGCACCCGTGGTGACGCGAACTGTGCGGAGCCAAAGGCCGGCTGGATGGACATCCTTCATTTCTGA
- a CDS encoding efflux RND transporter periplasmic adaptor subunit, whose translation MTPSHIRQLTFGVLIGTGLAGFVGCKEAVEPVAPPPLEVQVQKVEQEDVPIFFEWIGTTDGLVNAKIRAQVTGYLLKQHYREGATVKKGDLLFEIDPRKFQAALKQAAGELDRAQAQRIKAEYDVVRNEPLAQEGAISQKEFQDSVQTSRAAIASVESAAASLDQAKLNLEWTKVVAPIDGVVGVAKAQIGDLVNSSDELTSMSQLDPIRVYFPVSEQEYLRFSSLVQERYRAKEDPRQIRDDGRIEMVLSNGEVYPHKGWFFLADRQVDAKTGTIRIAALFPNSENVLRPGLYAKVRTALAVRKGALLVSQRAVSETQGRYQVAVVTPENNVEIRSVTVGERVGSQWIIAQGLAPGEQVIVDGLQKLKPGVPVHPVPFSDSSSVANLQSLPRSK comes from the coding sequence ATGACGCCCTCACATATTCGACAACTGACGTTCGGTGTTTTGATTGGTACGGGGCTGGCGGGCTTCGTCGGCTGCAAAGAGGCGGTGGAACCCGTCGCCCCGCCGCCGCTTGAAGTCCAGGTACAGAAGGTCGAACAGGAGGATGTTCCGATCTTTTTCGAATGGATCGGGACAACAGATGGACTCGTGAACGCAAAAATCCGGGCACAGGTCACCGGATACCTTCTCAAGCAGCATTACCGGGAGGGCGCCACGGTTAAGAAGGGCGATCTCCTCTTCGAGATCGATCCGCGCAAGTTTCAGGCTGCGCTCAAGCAGGCGGCTGGTGAACTCGATCGGGCACAGGCACAGCGCATCAAGGCCGAATATGATGTGGTTCGCAACGAGCCGCTGGCCCAGGAAGGCGCCATCAGCCAGAAGGAGTTTCAAGACTCCGTCCAGACGAGCCGGGCCGCAATCGCTTCGGTAGAGTCCGCCGCAGCCTCGCTGGATCAGGCGAAACTCAATCTCGAATGGACGAAAGTCGTCGCGCCCATCGATGGTGTCGTCGGAGTGGCCAAGGCGCAGATCGGCGACTTGGTGAATTCCAGCGACGAGCTGACGTCCATGTCCCAACTCGATCCGATCCGGGTGTATTTCCCCGTCAGCGAGCAGGAATATCTCAGATTTTCTTCGCTCGTGCAGGAACGATATCGTGCAAAAGAGGATCCGAGGCAAATACGGGACGACGGCCGCATTGAAATGGTCCTGAGCAACGGGGAGGTCTACCCGCACAAAGGATGGTTTTTCCTCGCGGACCGTCAAGTCGATGCCAAGACCGGCACTATCCGCATAGCGGCTCTCTTCCCGAACAGCGAAAACGTATTGCGGCCCGGCCTGTACGCCAAGGTTCGTACCGCACTCGCGGTGCGCAAAGGCGCCCTTCTGGTCTCTCAACGCGCAGTCAGCGAAACACAGGGGCGCTACCAGGTCGCGGTCGTCACGCCGGAGAACAACGTTGAGATTCGCTCAGTCACTGTCGGTGAACGCGTGGGGTCACAGTGGATCATCGCACAGGGACTTGCACCGGGCGAGCAGGTGATCGTCGACGGGCTACAGAAACTGAAGCCCGGAGTACCTGTCCACCCTGTCCCATTTTCCGACAGCTCATCCGTTGCTAATCTACAGTCCCTCCCGAGGAGCAAATGA